One genomic region from Streptomyces sp. NBC_01431 encodes:
- a CDS encoding ABC transporter permease subunit, with amino-acid sequence MTTASIIPAAARGEVTQVRVIHSEWIKLRSLRSTLFTLLAAVLAMIGLGLLFSYFTADRWAHLPADEKAHFDPTLVSLRGFYLAQLAVGVLGVLVVSGEYATGMIRASLSAVPRRLPVLWAKALVYGVVAWVLTTAASLVAFLVGQAAMSGHHLGTSLSAPGVVRAVLGAGLYLTVVGLLGVAFGALVRNTAGGIATVFGVLLVLPVLAEALPSSWFQTINPYLPSTAGQGLLHIHQEPHTLAPWTGFAFFCLYALVALAGAGVALKKRDA; translated from the coding sequence ATGACGACGGCATCCATCATCCCCGCCGCGGCGCGCGGCGAGGTGACCCAGGTCCGGGTGATCCACTCCGAGTGGATCAAGCTGCGTTCGCTGCGGTCCACGCTCTTCACGCTGCTCGCCGCGGTCCTCGCGATGATCGGCCTCGGCCTGCTGTTCAGTTACTTCACGGCCGACCGCTGGGCACATCTGCCCGCCGACGAGAAGGCCCACTTCGACCCGACGCTGGTCAGCCTGCGCGGCTTCTACCTGGCCCAGCTCGCCGTCGGCGTGCTCGGGGTCCTCGTGGTGAGCGGCGAGTACGCGACCGGCATGATCCGTGCCTCACTGTCCGCCGTGCCCCGCCGCCTACCCGTCCTGTGGGCCAAGGCGCTGGTGTACGGAGTGGTGGCCTGGGTGCTGACCACGGCCGCCTCACTGGTGGCGTTCCTGGTCGGCCAGGCAGCGATGTCCGGGCACCACCTGGGGACCTCGCTGAGTGCGCCCGGTGTCGTACGTGCGGTCCTGGGAGCCGGGCTCTACCTGACGGTCGTGGGCCTGCTCGGGGTGGCCTTCGGCGCGCTGGTCCGCAACACGGCGGGCGGGATCGCCACGGTCTTCGGCGTGCTGCTCGTCCTGCCGGTGCTCGCGGAGGCTCTGCCCTCCTCGTGGTTCCAGACCATCAACCCCTACCTGCCGAGCACGGCGGGGCAGGGGCTGCTCCACATCCACCAGGAGCCGCATACGCTGGCCCCATGGACCGGGTTCGCATTCTTCTGCCTGTACGCGCTGGTCGCGCTGGCCGGAGCGGGCGTCGCGCTCAAGAAGCGCGACGCCTGA
- a CDS encoding helix-turn-helix domain-containing protein, with the protein MRTTANGPGNVASWEIAMLSRPSRTAGVSLAGFRDRGPAPVDLPVIPHPAVTLLVEVGDGSLVVGDATGRQQCGSFVAGLTPRAVRMRGVNVTCVEVRLSPVVAYAVLGVCPAELDRTVLALDDLWGRDAARLREQLGDTPSWEDRFVLTDALLARRRVAGPRVDPEVVRAWDRIVVSRGEVRVEDLAAEVGWSRKRLWSRFRSQIGLPPKRAATLVRFRRAAHLLTVGDNAARVATECGYVDQSHLHRDVVAFTGMTPAALAGDMGLAADDIAWAGHGVVETDASAFG; encoded by the coding sequence ATGCGAACAACCGCGAACGGCCCCGGGAATGTGGCCAGTTGGGAGATCGCGATGCTGTCGCGGCCCAGCCGGACAGCCGGCGTCAGCCTTGCCGGGTTCCGCGACCGGGGCCCGGCCCCCGTCGACCTGCCGGTGATCCCGCACCCGGCCGTCACGCTGCTCGTCGAGGTCGGTGACGGCTCGCTCGTCGTGGGCGATGCCACCGGTCGGCAACAGTGCGGAAGCTTCGTCGCCGGGCTCACACCTCGTGCCGTCCGTATGCGGGGCGTGAACGTCACATGTGTGGAAGTGCGCTTGTCGCCGGTGGTCGCGTACGCCGTGCTGGGTGTCTGCCCGGCGGAGCTGGACCGTACCGTGCTCGCCCTCGATGACCTGTGGGGCCGGGACGCCGCACGGCTTCGGGAGCAGCTGGGCGACACCCCGTCGTGGGAGGACCGTTTCGTCTTGACGGATGCCCTGCTCGCCCGTCGCCGGGTGGCTGGTCCACGGGTGGACCCGGAGGTGGTCCGCGCCTGGGACCGGATCGTCGTCAGCCGTGGCGAGGTCAGGGTCGAGGATCTCGCGGCAGAGGTGGGCTGGAGCCGTAAGCGCCTCTGGTCCCGGTTCCGGTCGCAGATCGGCCTGCCTCCCAAGCGCGCCGCGACACTGGTTCGCTTTCGCCGCGCGGCCCATCTCCTGACCGTGGGCGACAACGCGGCGCGGGTCGCGACGGAGTGCGGTTACGTCGATCAGTCCCATCTCCACCGAGACGTCGTGGCGTTCACCGGAATGACTCCGGCGGCGCTGGCCGGCGACATGGGGCTGGCGGCGGACGACATCGCGTGGGCGGGGCACGGTGTGGTCGAGACGGACGCTTCGGCTTTCGGGTAG
- a CDS encoding dihydrofolate reductase family protein: protein MVQLLRVQNFNVSSDGIGAGEDQTLERPFGHVDPGRLFAWAGATASWPMRTDPGGSRGLDDYFTRDYPRNIGAEIMGRNKFGPQRGPWQDHEWQGWWGDEPPFRTPVFVLTHHKRPSFTLSDTTFHFVDGDPASVLEQAREAAQGKDVRLGGGATTIREFLDADLVDTLHVVVSPVKLGSGVRLWESPEELLDRFHLDVVPSPSGVTHHLFWRK, encoded by the coding sequence GTGGTTCAGCTGTTGAGGGTCCAGAACTTCAATGTCTCAAGTGACGGGATCGGTGCCGGTGAGGACCAAACCCTTGAGAGGCCGTTTGGCCATGTCGATCCCGGGAGGCTGTTCGCCTGGGCCGGGGCGACGGCGAGCTGGCCGATGCGTACCGATCCCGGGGGCAGCCGGGGCCTGGACGACTATTTCACCCGGGACTATCCCCGCAACATCGGTGCCGAGATCATGGGCCGCAACAAGTTCGGGCCCCAGCGCGGGCCCTGGCAGGATCACGAGTGGCAGGGCTGGTGGGGGGACGAGCCCCCGTTCCGTACGCCGGTGTTCGTCTTGACCCACCACAAACGTCCTTCGTTCACGCTCTCCGACACCACGTTCCACTTCGTCGACGGTGATCCGGCCTCGGTCCTGGAGCAGGCGCGGGAGGCGGCGCAGGGCAAGGACGTCCGTCTCGGCGGCGGGGCGACCACCATCCGGGAGTTCCTCGACGCCGACCTCGTAGACACGTTGCACGTGGTGGTGTCGCCGGTGAAACTCGGCTCCGGAGTACGGCTCTGGGAGTCCCCGGAAGAGCTCCTCGACCGCTTCCACCTGGACGTCGTGCCCAGCCCGAGCGGGGTGACCCACCACCTGTTCTGGCGAAAGTGA
- a CDS encoding MepB family protein, which translates to MAMNQPWAGLNDDLMAAKTWVYDPGGFACSLAVPEPESAEYAAHAFTLDGRSVRFRVAKTTPTKVGQFVTLWQRSEQGPIRPFDTDDGVDLFVISSRDDGGFGQFVFPQKVLSERGIVSRNGSGGKRGFRVYPPWAATTSRQARATQLWQTDYFLRLGHDEPADLARALTLYRA; encoded by the coding sequence ATGGCAATGAACCAGCCGTGGGCGGGGCTCAACGATGACTTGATGGCGGCGAAGACGTGGGTCTACGACCCCGGCGGCTTCGCCTGTTCGCTCGCGGTGCCCGAACCGGAGAGCGCCGAGTACGCTGCTCACGCGTTCACGCTCGACGGCCGTTCGGTCCGGTTTCGCGTGGCCAAGACCACCCCCACGAAGGTCGGTCAGTTCGTCACCCTGTGGCAGCGTTCCGAGCAGGGGCCGATCCGGCCCTTCGACACCGATGACGGAGTGGACCTGTTCGTCATCAGCAGCCGCGACGACGGCGGATTCGGGCAGTTCGTGTTCCCGCAGAAGGTACTCAGCGAGCGCGGCATCGTCTCCCGCAACGGCTCCGGCGGAAAACGTGGCTTCCGCGTCTACCCACCATGGGCAGCCACGACCAGCCGTCAGGCCCGTGCCACGCAGCTATGGCAGACGGATTACTTCCTCCGCCTCGGCCACGACGAGCCTGCCGACCTCGCCCGCGCCCTCACCCTCTACCGCGCATGA
- a CDS encoding ATP-binding cassette domain-containing protein: protein MIEAHSLTKRYGERTAVADLSFTVRPGIVTGFLGPNGAGKSTTMRMLLGLDAPTSGRAVVNGRSYAEHRAPLHEVGAMLEARAIHTGRSAYNHLLALAATTGISSRRVDEVIDLVGLRAVAKKRVGGFSLGMGQRLGIASALLGDPATVILDEPVNGLDPEGILWIRNLLKGLAAEGRTVLVSSHLMSEMALTAEHLIVIGRGRLIADTSVAEFTAQAAGDVVRVRVRTEESEKLRGLLAGPDVTIGSQEPGVLEVSGLSSDRIGRIAADHAIALAELTPQQASLEEAFMELTKDAVEYQAPAPELVAAGSEGSAA from the coding sequence ATGATCGAAGCCCATTCCCTCACCAAACGCTACGGCGAGCGCACCGCCGTCGCGGACCTCAGCTTCACGGTGCGCCCCGGCATCGTCACCGGATTCCTCGGGCCGAACGGCGCGGGCAAATCCACCACGATGCGGATGCTCCTCGGCCTCGACGCACCCACTTCGGGACGCGCGGTCGTGAACGGCAGGAGTTACGCCGAGCACCGGGCGCCGCTGCACGAGGTGGGGGCGATGCTGGAGGCACGGGCCATCCACACCGGGCGCAGCGCGTACAACCACCTGTTGGCCCTCGCCGCCACCACCGGCATCTCGTCACGCCGGGTGGACGAGGTGATCGACCTGGTCGGCCTGCGTGCGGTGGCGAAGAAGCGGGTGGGCGGGTTCTCCCTCGGCATGGGGCAGCGGCTCGGCATCGCCAGTGCGCTGCTCGGCGACCCGGCCACGGTGATCCTGGACGAGCCGGTCAACGGCCTCGACCCCGAGGGCATCCTGTGGATACGCAATCTGCTCAAGGGGCTCGCCGCCGAGGGCCGTACGGTCCTGGTCTCCTCCCACCTGATGTCCGAAATGGCGCTGACCGCCGAGCACTTGATCGTGATCGGCCGGGGCCGGCTGATCGCCGACACCTCCGTGGCCGAGTTCACCGCACAGGCTGCCGGTGACGTGGTGCGGGTGCGGGTGCGGACGGAGGAATCGGAGAAGCTGCGCGGGCTCCTCGCGGGCCCCGACGTCACGATCGGCTCGCAGGAGCCGGGAGTCCTCGAAGTGAGCGGCCTCAGCAGTGACCGGATCGGGCGGATCGCGGCCGACCACGCCATCGCCCTCGCCGAGCTCACGCCGCAGCAGGCCTCGCTCGAAGAAGCGTTCATGGAGCTGACCAAGGACGCCGTGGAGTACCAGGCTCCGGCGCCCGAACTGGTCGCCGCGGGCAGTGAAGGAAGTGCGGCATGA
- a CDS encoding DUF1707 SHOCT-like domain-containing protein, whose product MTSLPEDPPPLIAEDERDMAVQRLQEAYAEGHVSHQELDERLHRVLTAKTQGELVSVLVALPERNPGTTSAIAVAAGRIRRRGAWRVPRILKVESAFGRVHLDLSRAVIEYPVVDIELQLGTGRAKITVPRDAIVDVEDLRTGWKDSRYKPRPRSRPGGPTIRISGTMGFGRLKIRHARR is encoded by the coding sequence GTGACCTCGCTGCCGGAAGACCCGCCGCCGCTGATCGCCGAGGACGAACGCGACATGGCCGTACAACGTCTGCAGGAGGCGTACGCGGAAGGGCACGTCTCGCACCAGGAGTTGGACGAACGGCTCCACCGGGTGCTCACCGCCAAGACACAGGGCGAGCTCGTGTCGGTTCTGGTCGCGCTGCCGGAGAGGAATCCGGGCACCACGTCGGCCATTGCCGTCGCCGCCGGACGGATCCGGCGGCGCGGCGCATGGCGGGTGCCCCGGATCCTCAAGGTCGAGTCCGCATTCGGAAGGGTGCACTTGGACCTGTCCCGCGCGGTCATCGAGTACCCGGTGGTCGACATCGAGTTGCAACTCGGCACCGGCAGAGCCAAGATCACGGTTCCTCGGGACGCAATCGTCGATGTGGAGGATCTGCGCACCGGGTGGAAGGACTCGCGCTACAAGCCCCGGCCGCGTTCCCGGCCCGGTGGCCCGACGATCCGGATCTCCGGAACCATGGGGTTCGGACGCTTGAAGATCCGCCACGCTCGGCGTTGA
- a CDS encoding nuclear transport factor 2 family protein: MSIIIQKAFQALASCDPDRISAVLTKDAEWLSPPGNATAVALEATHHMVGREAIVRFFAEDAPRLFAHDVALTFHQFHTDAERVVAEATMTATLANGNPYSNDYCFVFELRDGLIHRVREYVDTARGYRLTFGGVPE, translated from the coding sequence ATGAGCATCATCATCCAGAAAGCCTTCCAGGCTCTCGCCAGCTGTGACCCCGACCGGATCTCGGCGGTCCTCACCAAGGACGCCGAATGGCTGTCCCCTCCCGGGAACGCCACGGCCGTCGCGCTTGAGGCGACCCACCACATGGTCGGCAGGGAGGCGATCGTGCGCTTCTTCGCCGAGGACGCTCCCCGGCTGTTCGCGCACGATGTCGCCCTCACCTTCCACCAGTTCCATACCGATGCGGAGCGAGTGGTAGCGGAAGCGACCATGACCGCGACGCTCGCCAACGGCAACCCCTACAGCAACGACTACTGCTTCGTCTTCGAACTCCGGGACGGGCTGATCCACCGGGTTCGCGAGTACGTGGACACAGCCCGCGGTTACCGCTTGACCTTCGGCGGCGTACCGGAGTGA